A genomic stretch from Gemmatimonadales bacterium includes:
- a CDS encoding ATP-binding cassette domain-containing protein, translating to MASVTLEGIRKIYQDGGRTHVAVAGLTLAVADGEFLVLVGPSGCGKSTVLRMIAGLEELSAGAIRIGDRIVNDVPARDRNIAMVFQNYALYPHMTVRENLAFALTLRDMPANQTDARVREAAALLGIEDLLHRKPRQLSGGQRQRVAVGRAIVRQPEVFLFDEPLSNVDAKLRVQMRRDLAALRRRLGTTTIYVTHDQVEAMTLGDRIAVMKAGEMRQVAGPLELYQRPADTFVASFIGSPPMNLLHGEIVADGGLVFVAGEAARLPLGGEALPAGVGPGRSVILG from the coding sequence GGCCGGACTCATGTGGCCGTGGCGGGCCTGACCCTGGCGGTCGCCGATGGGGAGTTCCTGGTCCTCGTGGGGCCGTCGGGGTGCGGCAAAAGCACCGTGCTACGGATGATCGCGGGGCTCGAGGAGTTGAGCGCCGGCGCAATCCGGATCGGCGACCGGATCGTCAATGACGTGCCAGCCCGGGACCGCAATATCGCGATGGTCTTCCAGAATTACGCGCTGTACCCGCACATGACGGTCCGCGAGAACCTCGCCTTCGCGCTCACGCTCCGCGACATGCCGGCGAACCAGACCGACGCCCGGGTGCGCGAGGCCGCCGCCCTGCTGGGGATCGAGGACCTGCTGCACCGCAAGCCACGCCAGCTCTCCGGCGGCCAGCGACAGCGGGTGGCGGTCGGCCGGGCGATCGTGCGCCAGCCGGAGGTCTTCCTCTTCGACGAACCCCTCTCCAACGTCGACGCCAAGCTCCGCGTGCAGATGCGACGCGACCTGGCCGCGCTCCGCCGCCGGCTCGGCACCACCACGATCTACGTCACGCACGACCAGGTCGAGGCGATGACCCTCGGCGACCGGATCGCGGTGATGAAGGCCGGGGAGATGCGCCAGGTCGCGGGGCCGCTCGAGCTTTACCAGCGGCCGGCCGACACCTTCGTGGCCTCGTTCATCGGCAGCCCGCCGATGAACCTGCTGCACGGCGAGATCGTCGCCGACGGTGGCCTGGTGTTCGTGGCCGGGGAAGCCGCGCGCCTGCCGCTCGGCGGCGAGGCGCTTCCCGCCGGCGTCGGGCCTGGCCGCTCGGTGATCCTTGGCA